A DNA window from Macadamia integrifolia cultivar HAES 741 chromosome 4, SCU_Mint_v3, whole genome shotgun sequence contains the following coding sequences:
- the LOC122075559 gene encoding uncharacterized protein LOC122075559, whose product MVKVTTYFAMSLGAFIFWQSMDKLHVWIALHQDEKKERMEREMEIKRVREELLQQAKQNDSPA is encoded by the exons atggTGAAAGTCACTACCTACTTCGCCATGTCATTGGGTGCCTTCATTTTCTGGCAGTCTATGGACAAACTCCACGTCTGGATTGCTCTCCATCAGGACGAGAAG aaagagagaatggaaaggGAAATGGAAATCAAGAGGGTCAGAGAAGAGCTACTGCAACAAGCCAAGCAAAACGATTCTCCGGCATAA
- the LOC122077517 gene encoding vignain-like → MEMEKKVVVVFALSFALLLGLARSFDFQEKDLETEDSLWNLYERWRSHHTVSQDLSEKLKRFNVFKENVKYILEFNKKDHPYKLKLNKFGDMTNQEFKSIYAGSKVKHHSMLRGLPRGSGGFMYKNFKDVPSSIDWRAKGAVTPIKNQGQCGSCWTFSTVVAVEGINQIRTQNLIPLSEQQLVDCDKGDGNNGCNGGLMEYAFEYIKNNGGITTETSYPYTARDGLCDVSKMNAPMVTIDGHENVPSSDETALMQAVANQPISVAIDAGGDAFQFYSEGVFNGPCGTDLDHGVAIVGYGTTVDGTKYWIVRNSWGAEWGEQGYIRMQRGIPAKEGLCGIAMEASYPIKYSSEQIPKPTLPLKDEL, encoded by the exons atggagatggagaagaaggtgGTGGTTGTTTTTGCTCTCTCATTTGCTCTTCTTCTGGGCTTAGCCCGGAGCTTCGATTTCCAAGAAAAGGATCTGGAGACTGAAGACAGTCTCTGGAACCTGTACGAGAGATGGAGGAGTCATCACACAGTTTCTCAAGACCTCTCTGAGAAGCTAAAGCGTTTCAATGTGTTCAAAGAGAATGTGAAGTACATTCTTGAATTCAACAAGAAGGACCACCCTTACAAGTTGAAGCTCAACAAGTTTGGAGACATGACCAACCAAGAGTTCAAGAGCATCTACGCAGGCTCCAAAGTAAAGCACCACAGTATGCTGCGAGGGCTTCCACGTGGGTCCGGTGGTTTCATGTACAAGAACTTCAAAGACGTCCCTTCTTCCATTGATTGGAGGGCCAAAGGTGCCGTCACCCCTATCAAGAACCAAGGCCAATGTG GAAGTTGCTGGACATTTTCAACTGTTGTTGCTGTTGAGGGCATAAACCAAATCAGAACCCAGAACCTGATACCCTTGTCTGAGCAGCAGCTGGTTGATTGCGATAAAGGTGATGGGAACAATGGATGTAATGGAGGACTCATGGAATACGCATTCGAGTACATCAAGAACAATGGAGGGATTACTACAGAGACGAGTTATCCCTACACAGCCCGAGATGGGCTTTGTGATGTATCCAAG ATGAATGCTCCTATGGTAACAATTGATGGACATGAGAATGTACCTTCTAGCGACGAGACTGCCCTGATGCAAGCGGTCGCAAACCAACCAATATCAGTAGCCATTGATGCAGGTGGTGATGCATTCCAGTTCTATTCAGAG GGAGTGTTCAATGGACCTTGCGGGACAGATCTAGATCATGGAGTGGCCATTGTGGGGTATGGAACAACTGTTGATGGGACAAAGTACTGGATTGTGAGGAATTCATGGGGAGCTGAATGGGGAGAGCAAGGTTACATTAGAATGCAGCGTGGCATACCAGCTAAAGAGGGATTGTGTGGCATAGCCATGGAGGCTTCTTATCCCATCAAATACTCTTCTGAACAAATTCCAAAGCCGACCTTGCCTCTTAAGGACGAACTCTGA